In one window of Micromonospora cathayae DNA:
- the rplI gene encoding 50S ribosomal protein L9, with protein sequence MKIILTQEVSGLGAPGDIIEVKDGYGRNYLLPQGFAIAWSKGAEKQVTVIKRARSAREIRDLGHANEVKDQLEGLKVSLKARAGDGGRLFGSVTPAEIVDAVRAAGGPALDRRRLEVPGTIKSLGSYPVRIKLHPEVTAKFDLNVVQSK encoded by the coding sequence ATGAAGATCATCCTGACTCAGGAGGTGTCCGGTCTCGGTGCCCCCGGCGACATCATCGAGGTCAAGGACGGCTACGGCCGTAACTACCTGCTTCCGCAGGGCTTCGCGATCGCCTGGAGCAAGGGTGCGGAGAAGCAGGTCACGGTCATCAAGCGGGCCCGCTCGGCCCGCGAGATCCGCGACCTCGGCCACGCCAACGAGGTGAAGGACCAGCTCGAGGGTCTCAAGGTCAGCCTGAAGGCCCGCGCCGGTGACGGTGGCCGGCTCTTCGGCTCGGTCACCCCGGCCGAGATCGTCGACGCCGTCCGGGCGGCCGGTGGCCCGGCCCTCGACCGGCGTCGGCTCGAGGTGCCCGGCACCATCAAGTCGCTCGGCTCGTACCCGGTGCGGATCAAGCTGCACCCGGAGGTCACGGCCAAGTTCGACCTGAACGTGGTGCAGAGCAAGTAA
- the rpsR gene encoding 30S ribosomal protein S18 — protein MAKAAALRKPKKKVNPLDKDGITYIDYKDTALLRKFISDRGKIRARRVTGVTSQQQRQIARAVKNAREMALLPYTATTR, from the coding sequence ATGGCTAAGGCTGCGGCACTTCGCAAGCCGAAGAAGAAGGTGAACCCGCTCGACAAGGACGGGATCACCTACATCGACTACAAGGACACCGCGCTGCTGCGGAAGTTCATCTCCGACCGCGGCAAGATCCGCGCTCGGCGGGTGACCGGCGTCACCTCGCAGCAGCAGCGCCAGATCGCCCGTGCGGTCAAGAACGCCCGTGAGATGGCGCTCCTGCCGTACACGGCCACCACCCGCTGA
- a CDS encoding single-stranded DNA-binding protein has product MCEEMVMAGDTTITVIGNLTDDPELRFTPSGAAVAKFRVASTPRFLDKASGEWKDGEPLFLACTVWRQVAEHVAESLQRGARVIVSGRLRQRSYETREGEKRTVIELEVDEIGPSLRYATAKVQKMSRSGGGGGGFGGGGGGGQGGGGGNFDDPWASAAPAPSRGSGGGNFDEEPPF; this is encoded by the coding sequence GTGTGCGAGGAGATGGTCATGGCAGGAGACACCACCATCACGGTCATCGGCAACCTGACCGATGACCCCGAACTGCGTTTCACTCCCTCGGGCGCGGCGGTCGCCAAGTTCCGGGTCGCCTCGACGCCCCGGTTCCTGGACAAGGCCTCCGGCGAGTGGAAGGACGGCGAGCCGCTCTTCCTCGCGTGCACCGTCTGGCGGCAGGTCGCCGAGCACGTCGCCGAGTCGCTCCAGCGGGGCGCCCGGGTGATCGTGTCCGGCCGGCTGCGGCAGCGGTCGTACGAGACCCGCGAGGGCGAGAAGCGCACCGTCATCGAACTCGAGGTCGACGAGATCGGCCCGTCGCTGCGCTACGCCACGGCAAAGGTGCAGAAGATGTCCCGCTCCGGCGGCGGTGGCGGCGGCTTCGGTGGCGGCGGTGGTGGTGGCCAGGGCGGCGGCGGAGGCAACTTCGACGACCCCTGGGCATCGGCCGCGCCCGCCCCCTCGCGTGGTTCGGGCGGCGGAAACTTCGACGAGGAGCCCCCGTTCTAA
- the rpsF gene encoding 30S ribosomal protein S6, translating to MRHYEVMVILDPSLEERTVAPSLDTYLNVIRTAGGSVEKTDVWGRRRLAYEINKKAEGIYAVIDLQATPAAVAELDRQLRLNESVLRTKVIRPEMR from the coding sequence TTGCGTCATTACGAAGTCATGGTGATCCTCGACCCCAGTCTCGAGGAGCGCACCGTCGCCCCGTCGCTCGACACGTACCTGAACGTGATCCGGACCGCGGGTGGCTCGGTGGAGAAGACCGACGTGTGGGGCCGCCGGCGCCTCGCGTACGAGATCAACAAGAAGGCCGAAGGCATCTACGCCGTCATCGACCTGCAGGCCACGCCTGCTGCGGTGGCCGAGCTGGACCGTCAGCTGCGGCTCAACGAGTCCGTGCTGCGCACCAAGGTCATCCGGCCGGAGATGCGCTAA
- a CDS encoding deoxyribonuclease IV, translated as MRIGAHVDPTDPLAEAAIRTADAVQFFLSDPQGWKAPQPREDVDRLRASDVDVYVHAPYVVNVATLNNRIRIPSRKLLLGHATAATEIGARGLIVHGGHVNAGDDLAKGFDNWRKTFAYAAEQGGFGVPVLIENTAGGDNACARKLDALARLWDALDGYDVGFCLDTCHAHAGGEELLDLVDRVKAVTGRIDLIHANNSKDAFDSGRDRHDNLADGTIDPELLVALIRAADAPVIVETPGGADGQGADIAFLRQHLGGTSA; from the coding sequence ATGCGTATCGGAGCCCACGTCGACCCGACCGACCCGCTCGCGGAGGCGGCGATCCGCACCGCCGACGCCGTGCAGTTCTTCCTCTCCGACCCGCAAGGGTGGAAGGCCCCCCAGCCCAGAGAGGACGTCGACCGGCTGCGGGCCTCGGACGTCGACGTCTACGTCCACGCGCCGTACGTCGTCAACGTCGCGACGCTGAACAACCGCATCCGGATCCCCAGCCGGAAACTGCTGCTCGGGCACGCGACCGCCGCCACGGAGATCGGGGCCAGGGGGTTGATCGTGCACGGCGGTCACGTGAACGCCGGTGACGACCTGGCGAAGGGCTTCGACAACTGGCGTAAGACCTTCGCGTACGCCGCCGAGCAGGGCGGCTTCGGGGTCCCCGTCCTGATCGAGAACACCGCCGGCGGTGACAACGCCTGCGCCCGCAAACTGGACGCACTGGCCCGGCTCTGGGACGCCCTCGACGGGTACGACGTGGGGTTCTGCCTGGACACCTGCCACGCCCACGCCGGCGGCGAGGAACTGCTCGACCTGGTGGACCGGGTGAAGGCGGTGACCGGCCGGATCGACCTGATCCACGCCAACAACTCCAAGGACGCCTTCGACTCCGGCCGCGACCGGCACGACAACCTCGCCGACGGCACCATCGACCCGGAGTTGCTGGTGGCACTCATCCGGGCCGCCGACGCGCCGGTCATCGTGGAGACCCCCGGCGGAGCGGACGGGCAGGGCGCGGACATCGCCTTCCTGCGGCAGCATCTGGGTGGTACGTCGGCATGA
- a CDS encoding glycosyltransferase family 87 protein, translated as MSTQPTAGIDDAERSDHPSRSDGFVRGASQLIGGPLGDHAVALDRPAGGERRFWTAVRIVLALVCLTLALHWVQKSPCQDGAWTNNVQYTRFCYSDVLALYYAEGLNEGKVPYRDHPVEYPVLTGYFMGVLGLPVHAIGVDNPDINQGQWFYNLNALVLGALAVATVAVILALRRRRPWDAALFALAPALLLTATVNWDLLAIGLGAFGLFAWARNRPALAGVLLGLAGAAKMWPLFILGPILVLALRAGKVRAALTALGTALVSLVAVNLPAAIPYRENWDRFFELNSTRPIDWGTFWYIGRYLDGKINPGSPTQQGPFEWLNNNIPTLNYLSYALFGLACIGVAALALLAPRRPRLAQLAFLVVAAFLIFSKVWSQQFVLWLLPLAVLARPRWGAFLAWQLAEVGYFVAFYGELLGSATGKPVFPEGVFVLASTLRLATVVVLCVLIIQEILHPERDPVRATYADDPDGGLLDGAPDAPWYSRWRQRAAAPPEPEPAGAATS; from the coding sequence ATGAGCACGCAGCCGACCGCAGGCATCGACGACGCTGAGCGCAGCGACCATCCGTCCCGGTCGGACGGGTTCGTCCGGGGCGCGTCCCAGCTCATCGGCGGTCCCCTCGGCGACCACGCGGTCGCGCTGGACCGGCCCGCCGGCGGGGAACGCCGCTTCTGGACCGCGGTACGCATCGTGCTCGCCCTGGTCTGCCTCACCCTCGCCCTGCACTGGGTGCAGAAGTCGCCCTGTCAGGACGGCGCCTGGACGAACAACGTCCAGTACACCCGGTTCTGCTACAGCGACGTGCTCGCGCTCTACTACGCCGAGGGTCTCAACGAGGGCAAGGTCCCGTACCGGGACCACCCGGTCGAGTATCCGGTGCTCACCGGGTACTTCATGGGCGTCCTCGGCCTGCCGGTGCACGCCATCGGCGTCGACAACCCGGACATCAACCAGGGGCAGTGGTTCTACAACCTCAACGCCCTGGTGCTCGGCGCGCTGGCGGTCGCCACCGTCGCGGTGATCCTCGCCCTGCGCCGCCGACGACCCTGGGACGCCGCGCTGTTCGCCCTGGCCCCGGCGCTGCTGCTCACCGCCACCGTCAACTGGGACCTGCTCGCCATCGGCCTCGGCGCGTTCGGGCTGTTCGCCTGGGCCCGGAACCGACCGGCCCTGGCCGGGGTGCTGCTCGGCCTGGCCGGCGCGGCCAAAATGTGGCCGCTGTTCATCCTCGGCCCGATCCTGGTGCTCGCGCTACGCGCCGGCAAGGTACGCGCCGCCCTCACCGCCCTCGGTACGGCACTGGTGTCGCTGGTCGCGGTGAACCTGCCGGCCGCCATCCCGTACCGGGAGAACTGGGACCGGTTCTTCGAGCTGAACAGCACCCGCCCCATCGACTGGGGCACCTTCTGGTACATCGGGCGCTACCTGGACGGGAAGATCAACCCGGGCAGCCCGACCCAGCAGGGGCCGTTCGAGTGGCTCAACAACAACATCCCCACCCTCAACTACCTGTCGTACGCGCTGTTCGGGCTGGCCTGCATCGGGGTGGCCGCGCTGGCGCTGCTGGCCCCCCGCCGACCCCGGCTGGCCCAGCTCGCCTTCCTGGTCGTCGCCGCCTTCCTGATCTTCAGCAAGGTCTGGTCGCAGCAGTTCGTGCTCTGGCTGCTGCCGCTGGCGGTGCTCGCCCGGCCCCGCTGGGGTGCCTTCCTGGCCTGGCAGCTCGCCGAGGTCGGCTACTTCGTCGCCTTCTACGGTGAACTACTCGGCTCGGCCACCGGCAAACCGGTCTTCCCGGAAGGCGTGTTCGTGCTCGCGTCGACCCTCCGGCTCGCCACCGTCGTGGTGCTCTGCGTCTTGATCATCCAGGAGATCCTGCACCCCGAGCGGGACCCGGTCCGCGCCACCTACGCCGACGACCCCGACGGCGGCCTGCTCGACGGGGCACCCGACGCGCCCTGGTACTCCCGCTGGCGACAGCGGGCGGCGGCGCCACCGGAACCCGAACCGGCCGGTGCCGCCACGAGCTGA
- a CDS encoding transglycosylase domain-containing protein encodes MGSASVGGMAGRATVARASVAPPGGSGLDGAGPGGPTGPGRRSRANRDPEALKRAKKRKRINMLIASFAVFIMLAGIGVVGFTYYSAQVVLPNSLPLPFATTVYMKDGKGLVAKLGSENREFIAIKDLPKHVQYAVAAAEDRNFYEHSGVDYKGIARAAWNNFTGGTKQGASTITQQYARNAYESLKDDTYARKVKEAILASKLNDQFSKDEIMQHYLNTIYFGRGAYGVEAAAKAYFGKSASKLNVAEAAALAGVIKQPQASATHPGYDPTKGPEATKAAQDRWNYVIGGMVEEGWLKPEERPAAMPDMNKETANGFGVASPKGNVINYVRKEMEQWGMCSDSGAEGKISCVDALRTGGYKITTTIDPKMQKAAENAARQQVKSSPLYGHPPNLMAAVVSIDPKTGAVRAYYGGESGADIDYAGFNIDSNGELSGGHPPGSTFKVYTLAAAINEGISVKSRWDATPFKPKGFADEIGNAGRDVSKKCNKWCTLEESTVESYNVPFYHVAKEIKPATVLNMARQAGVTTMWTREPVKAYDLMKAEPDQLAPSKFDEVMAYGQFPITVLDHANGLATLANEGKFNKAHFVTKIEQQDQETGKWETVPGTGPKIKSQQRINRDIAREVTAVLKKIPGNIDNSLEGGRQAAGKTGTWQYSNTEQNADAWMVGYTPQLATAVWIGSEDPKKPKILDKNGNDIGGGNMPADVWEKYMEAAHKGMDKVDLPEISGIGDPNKGNGEEPPPPAPTNPPPGQNPNPNPPCLDPLGILCPDNGGGNQGPGGPGGPGGPGGGEPTTPTNPGGPGGGGGGDLISPPPRTNED; translated from the coding sequence GTGGGTTCCGCGTCGGTCGGCGGCATGGCCGGTCGGGCCACCGTCGCCCGGGCCAGCGTCGCCCCGCCCGGTGGCTCCGGCCTGGACGGTGCCGGGCCGGGCGGGCCGACCGGCCCCGGCCGGCGCAGCCGCGCCAACCGGGACCCGGAGGCGCTCAAGCGGGCGAAGAAGCGCAAGCGGATCAACATGCTCATCGCGAGCTTCGCGGTCTTCATCATGCTCGCCGGCATCGGCGTGGTCGGCTTCACGTACTACTCGGCGCAGGTCGTGCTGCCGAACAGCCTGCCGCTGCCGTTCGCGACGACCGTCTACATGAAGGACGGCAAGGGACTCGTCGCCAAGCTCGGCAGTGAGAACCGTGAGTTCATCGCGATCAAGGACCTCCCGAAGCACGTCCAGTACGCGGTGGCCGCCGCCGAGGACCGGAACTTCTACGAGCACTCCGGGGTCGACTACAAGGGCATCGCCCGGGCCGCCTGGAACAACTTCACCGGCGGCACCAAGCAGGGTGCCTCGACCATCACCCAGCAATACGCGCGGAACGCCTACGAGAGCCTGAAGGACGACACGTACGCCCGGAAGGTGAAAGAGGCGATCCTCGCCTCCAAGCTGAATGATCAGTTCTCCAAGGACGAGATCATGCAGCACTACCTGAACACCATCTACTTCGGACGGGGCGCGTACGGGGTCGAGGCGGCGGCGAAGGCGTACTTCGGGAAGTCCGCGAGCAAGCTGAACGTGGCGGAGGCCGCCGCGCTGGCCGGGGTGATCAAGCAGCCGCAGGCCAGCGCCACCCACCCCGGGTACGACCCGACCAAGGGCCCGGAGGCCACCAAGGCCGCCCAGGACCGGTGGAACTACGTGATCGGCGGCATGGTCGAGGAGGGCTGGCTCAAGCCCGAGGAGCGGCCGGCCGCGATGCCGGACATGAACAAGGAGACGGCGAACGGCTTCGGGGTCGCCTCCCCCAAGGGCAACGTGATCAACTACGTCCGCAAGGAGATGGAGCAGTGGGGCATGTGCTCCGACTCCGGCGCGGAGGGGAAGATCAGTTGCGTCGACGCGCTGCGCACCGGTGGTTACAAGATCACCACCACCATCGACCCGAAGATGCAGAAGGCCGCCGAGAACGCCGCCCGGCAGCAGGTAAAGTCCTCCCCGCTCTACGGCCATCCGCCAAACCTGATGGCGGCGGTCGTCTCGATCGACCCGAAGACCGGCGCGGTACGTGCCTACTACGGCGGCGAGAGCGGAGCGGACATCGACTACGCCGGCTTCAACATCGACAGCAACGGTGAACTCTCCGGCGGCCACCCGCCGGGCTCGACGTTCAAGGTCTACACCCTGGCGGCGGCGATCAACGAGGGCATCTCGGTGAAATCGCGCTGGGACGCCACCCCGTTCAAGCCGAAGGGCTTCGCCGACGAGATCGGCAACGCCGGCCGCGACGTCAGCAAGAAGTGCAACAAGTGGTGCACGCTGGAGGAGTCGACCGTCGAGTCGTACAACGTGCCCTTCTACCACGTGGCCAAGGAGATCAAGCCGGCCACCGTGCTCAACATGGCCCGCCAGGCCGGTGTCACCACGATGTGGACCCGGGAGCCGGTCAAGGCGTACGACCTGATGAAGGCCGAGCCGGACCAGCTCGCGCCGTCGAAGTTCGACGAGGTCATGGCGTACGGGCAGTTCCCGATCACCGTGCTCGACCACGCCAACGGGCTCGCCACGCTCGCCAACGAGGGCAAGTTCAACAAGGCCCACTTCGTGACCAAGATCGAGCAGCAGGACCAGGAGACCGGGAAATGGGAGACCGTCCCCGGCACCGGGCCTAAGATCAAGTCACAGCAGCGGATCAACCGGGACATCGCCCGTGAGGTGACCGCCGTGCTGAAGAAGATCCCCGGCAACATCGACAACTCGTTGGAGGGTGGCCGACAGGCCGCCGGCAAGACCGGTACCTGGCAGTACTCGAACACTGAGCAGAACGCAGACGCCTGGATGGTCGGGTACACCCCCCAGCTCGCCACCGCCGTCTGGATCGGCAGCGAGGATCCGAAGAAGCCGAAGATCCTCGACAAGAACGGCAATGACATCGGTGGTGGCAACATGCCCGCCGACGTCTGGGAAAAGTACATGGAGGCCGCACACAAGGGCATGGACAAGGTGGACCTGCCCGAGATCAGCGGTATTGGCGACCCGAACAAGGGCAACGGCGAGGAGCCGCCGCCGCCCGCGCCGACCAACCCGCCGCCGGGCCAGAACCCCAACCCGAACCCGCCCTGCCTCGACCCGCTGGGCATCCTCTGCCCGGACAACGGCGGCGGCAACCAGGGGCCTGGCGGCCCGGGTGGACCGGGTGGACCGGGTGGCGGCGAGCCCACCACCCCCACCAACCCGGGTGGACCGGGCGGTGGCGGTGGCGGTGACCTGATCTCACCACCGCCCCGTACCAACGAGGACTGA
- a CDS encoding DUF5318 domain-containing protein, with translation MRTQRQVVDYSLQKRAVLREVLSGRVGTYDVCDASPYLKNAARFHGEPTEQRCPICRRENLTHVHYIYGDELKQSAGQARTRAELPVLAMTLREFQVFVVEVCLGCDWNHLVEQFLLGRDGLVAGADDGQEQDAVGGSTARRRREAQR, from the coding sequence ATGCGTACGCAGCGCCAGGTCGTCGACTACTCGCTCCAGAAGCGGGCGGTGCTGCGTGAGGTGCTCTCCGGTCGGGTCGGTACGTACGACGTCTGCGACGCGTCGCCCTACCTCAAGAACGCTGCCCGGTTCCATGGCGAGCCGACCGAGCAACGGTGTCCGATCTGCCGACGGGAGAACCTCACCCACGTCCACTACATTTACGGGGACGAACTCAAGCAGTCCGCCGGTCAGGCGCGTACCCGGGCCGAGTTGCCCGTACTGGCGATGACGCTGCGTGAGTTCCAGGTCTTCGTGGTGGAGGTGTGCCTCGGATGTGACTGGAACCATCTCGTCGAGCAGTTCCTGCTCGGCCGGGACGGCCTGGTCGCGGGCGCGGACGACGGGCAGGAACAGGACGCGGTCGGCGGTTCGACCGCGCGGCGGAGGCGAGAGGCACAACGGTGA
- a CDS encoding PadR family transcriptional regulator, giving the protein MLEFAILGLLQESPMHGYELRKELTAKLGAIRAAISYGSLYPTLRRLQAAGWITEADETPATPEEVPALTSRRGRVVYKITAEGKERFAQLIAQAGPETYDDTGFGVHFAFFARTDQATRLRILEGRRRKIEERREGLRDVLGRAAERLDAYTLELQRHGLEACEREVRWLEELIANERSGRAPTVPDSGTAGGRREDTSPPPPGESRNERP; this is encoded by the coding sequence GTGCTCGAGTTCGCCATCCTCGGCCTGCTCCAGGAGTCCCCGATGCACGGCTACGAGCTCCGCAAGGAGCTCACCGCCAAGCTGGGCGCGATCCGGGCGGCGATCAGCTACGGCTCGCTCTACCCCACGCTGCGCCGGCTCCAGGCAGCCGGGTGGATCACCGAGGCTGACGAGACACCGGCGACTCCGGAGGAGGTTCCCGCGCTGACCAGCCGACGCGGTCGGGTGGTCTACAAGATCACTGCGGAGGGCAAGGAACGCTTCGCCCAACTGATCGCCCAGGCCGGTCCGGAGACGTACGACGACACCGGCTTCGGCGTGCACTTCGCGTTCTTCGCCCGCACCGACCAGGCCACCCGGCTGCGGATCCTGGAAGGTCGTCGCCGCAAGATCGAGGAACGCCGCGAGGGTCTTCGCGACGTGCTGGGCCGGGCGGCCGAGCGCCTCGACGCGTACACCCTGGAACTTCAGCGCCACGGCCTCGAAGCCTGTGAGCGCGAGGTCCGCTGGCTGGAGGAGCTCATCGCCAACGAGCGCTCCGGCCGGGCCCCGACGGTCCCCGACAGCGGGACGGCCGGCGGCCGACGAGAAGACACCAGCCCGCCTCCGCCTGGAGAGTCCAGGAATGAGCGGCCGTGA
- a CDS encoding inositol-3-phosphate synthase: MGSVRVAIVGVGNCASSLVQGVEYYRNADPNDRVPGLMHVTFGDYHVSDVQFVAAFDVDAKKVGMDLAEAIVASENNTIKLCDVPPTGVTVQRGPTFDGLGQYYREIVEESDAQPVDVAQALRDAQVDVVVSYLPVGSEQADKFYAQAAIDAGCAFVNALPVFIASDPEWAQKFVDAGLPIVGDDIKSQVGATIVHRALAKLFEDRGVELLRTYQLNFGGNMDFMNMLERNRLVSKKISKTQSVTSQIPHEMAKSDVHIGPSDHVPWLDDRKWAYIRLEGRSFGDTPLNAELKLEVWDSPNSAGVIIDAVRAAKIALDRKIAGPILSASSYFMKSPPVQYADHDAHAAVEAFIKGEIER, encoded by the coding sequence ATGGGCTCCGTCCGCGTCGCCATCGTCGGTGTGGGTAACTGCGCCTCGTCCCTCGTACAGGGCGTGGAGTACTACCGGAACGCCGACCCGAACGATCGCGTCCCGGGTCTCATGCACGTCACCTTCGGCGACTACCACGTATCCGACGTGCAGTTCGTCGCGGCGTTCGACGTGGACGCCAAGAAGGTGGGCATGGACCTCGCCGAGGCGATCGTGGCCAGCGAGAACAACACCATCAAGCTGTGCGACGTGCCGCCGACCGGCGTCACCGTGCAGCGCGGCCCGACCTTCGACGGTCTGGGCCAGTACTACCGCGAGATCGTCGAGGAGTCCGACGCCCAGCCGGTCGACGTGGCGCAGGCGCTGCGGGACGCGCAGGTCGACGTGGTCGTCTCCTACCTGCCGGTCGGCTCGGAGCAGGCCGACAAGTTCTACGCCCAGGCCGCCATCGACGCCGGTTGCGCGTTCGTGAACGCCCTGCCGGTCTTCATCGCCTCCGACCCGGAGTGGGCGCAGAAGTTCGTCGACGCCGGTCTGCCGATCGTCGGTGACGACATCAAGAGCCAGGTCGGTGCCACCATCGTGCACCGGGCGCTGGCGAAGCTGTTCGAGGACCGCGGGGTCGAGCTGCTGCGCACGTACCAGCTCAACTTCGGCGGCAACATGGACTTCATGAACATGCTGGAGCGCAACCGGCTGGTCTCGAAGAAGATCTCGAAGACCCAGTCGGTGACCTCCCAGATCCCGCACGAGATGGCCAAGAGCGACGTGCACATCGGCCCGTCCGACCACGTGCCGTGGCTGGACGACCGCAAGTGGGCGTACATCCGCCTGGAGGGCCGCTCCTTCGGCGACACCCCGCTCAACGCGGAGCTGAAGCTCGAGGTGTGGGACTCGCCGAACTCGGCCGGTGTCATCATCGACGCCGTCCGGGCCGCCAAGATCGCGCTGGACCGGAAGATCGCCGGCCCGATCCTGTCGGCGTCCTCCTACTTCATGAAGTCCCCGCCGGTGCAGTACGCCGACCACGACGCGCACGCCGCCGTCGAGGCGTTCATCAAGGGCGAGATCGAGCGCTGA
- a CDS encoding helix-turn-helix domain-containing protein, protein MRNEQAVTLRAQWIGQQLRDMRERARLTLKDVGDYLNRNASTVSRMESGIVPPRVPEVLAYLDLCGVDDPRRREDLKTMAQDAWQKGWWDGFSANVAGSLIDWIWLESRATEIRSFQLVVVPGLLQIRSYAEALIRAWDESAADEQVSRFVDVRMKRQRRLEEGEPVYFSAVIDEGALRRTVGGPEVMRQQLAHLRMLAGWPNVEIMILPAQAGAHASPDGGFDVFRMRRPYPPTGCIGTAAGTIVVEGTTAESLMQRYDRLRRVALRNGAVQRFLFDLEARLE, encoded by the coding sequence ATGCGCAACGAGCAAGCGGTGACGTTGCGGGCACAGTGGATCGGTCAACAGCTCCGCGACATGCGGGAGCGGGCCAGGCTGACCCTGAAGGACGTCGGCGACTACCTCAACCGGAACGCCTCCACGGTGAGCCGGATGGAGTCCGGGATCGTCCCGCCCCGGGTGCCCGAAGTCCTCGCCTACCTCGACCTCTGCGGCGTTGACGACCCACGCCGACGCGAAGACCTGAAGACGATGGCTCAGGACGCCTGGCAGAAGGGCTGGTGGGACGGCTTCAGCGCCAACGTCGCCGGTTCCCTGATCGACTGGATCTGGCTGGAGAGCCGGGCCACCGAGATCCGCTCGTTCCAGCTAGTCGTCGTCCCCGGCCTGCTACAGATCCGCAGCTATGCCGAGGCCCTGATCCGAGCGTGGGATGAGTCTGCCGCCGATGAGCAGGTCAGCCGCTTCGTGGATGTACGGATGAAGCGACAGCGCCGGCTGGAGGAAGGCGAGCCGGTCTACTTCTCGGCGGTGATCGATGAAGGGGCGTTACGCCGTACCGTGGGTGGCCCGGAGGTGATGCGTCAACAGTTGGCGCATCTGCGCATGCTAGCCGGGTGGCCGAACGTCGAGATCATGATTCTCCCGGCACAGGCTGGTGCTCACGCCAGTCCCGATGGCGGCTTCGATGTCTTTCGGATGCGCCGCCCCTACCCGCCAACAGGCTGCATCGGCACAGCTGCGGGAACCATCGTGGTCGAAGGCACGACCGCCGAATCACTCATGCAGCGTTACGATCGACTACGGCGTGTGGCACTGCGCAACGGTGCCGTACAACGGTTCCTCTTCGATCTGGAAGCACGTCTGGAGTGA
- a CDS encoding DUF397 domain-containing protein, which translates to MASVDRPGAERLGEVAWHVSTRSGNGGGNCVEAGPVLDGSRRFAVRDSKDRGGPVLVYPADAWTAFVTALRTPGSLPS; encoded by the coding sequence ATGGCGAGCGTCGACCGGCCCGGAGCGGAACGTCTGGGTGAGGTGGCCTGGCACGTGAGCACCCGCAGCGGCAACGGCGGCGGCAACTGTGTGGAGGCCGGGCCGGTGCTCGACGGCAGCCGACGGTTCGCCGTACGCGACAGCAAGGACCGCGGCGGGCCGGTTTTGGTCTACCCGGCGGACGCCTGGACGGCGTTCGTCACCGCCCTGCGCACGCCAGGGTCACTGCCCTCCTGA
- a CDS encoding methylated-DNA--[protein]-cysteine S-methyltransferase: protein MRWTVFDSPIGELSVAVDDTAVCGLHFGRVESAGTVAVDALSGQAVAELAGYFAGELTGFTVPVAARRGSDFERAVWREMTRIPYGETVTYGEVATALGDPGAARAVGVACNRNPIPVIVPCHRIVGAGGKLVGFGGGLPRKVHLLELEARVAFQRAWS from the coding sequence ATGCGCTGGACCGTGTTCGACTCGCCGATCGGCGAACTCAGTGTCGCCGTGGACGACACGGCGGTGTGCGGCCTGCACTTCGGGCGGGTGGAGTCGGCCGGCACGGTGGCCGTCGACGCGCTGTCCGGGCAGGCCGTGGCGGAGCTGGCCGGGTACTTCGCGGGCGAGCTGACCGGGTTCACCGTGCCGGTGGCGGCCCGCCGGGGCTCGGACTTCGAGCGGGCGGTCTGGCGTGAGATGACCCGCATCCCGTACGGGGAGACCGTCACCTACGGCGAGGTGGCGACGGCGCTCGGCGATCCGGGCGCGGCCCGCGCGGTCGGGGTGGCCTGCAACCGCAACCCGATCCCGGTGATCGTGCCCTGTCACCGGATCGTCGGGGCCGGCGGGAAGCTGGTCGGCTTCGGTGGTGGCCTGCCCCGCAAGGTGCACCTGCTGGAGCTGGAGGCCCGGGTGGCGTTCCAGCGCGCCTGGTCCTGA